The Ziziphus jujuba cultivar Dongzao chromosome 3, ASM3175591v1 region CCAATTCTctaacacaaaaaaaagaaaaaaaaaaaaaaaagaaaaaaaaactcaaccTTTTGCTTCCTTATTTTTACTGAAACAAGCCCAACCCTGTTGAAGATTTTCCTTCAAAGATTGTTtcaggatttattttattttattttctttctttcattcatCTGGGTTCTGAGAATTTTTTGTTGGGTCGAGTTCAATTTTCCTcctttagctttctttcttaaCAATTTTCGaccttttcttaaaattttctaggataagaaaagaaaagataaaaaaaagggtGTTCTTAATGAACGAGAGCAGCAAATTAGCTCAACCCACATGGAATTCTTCATGTTTTGGTATGGATTTCCAAAACAATGATATGAATTCCACTTCAGTGCAACTTCCCAGTTGTTTTTTCAATCCCAATTGGGAGAATTCAATGGATCAGAGCGATCCCTTTGAGTCTGCACTGAGCTCCATTGTGTCTTCTCCGGCGGCGTCCAACGCAACGGCGGCGATTTCCGGCGGAAACAACGTCGGAGGTGATTGTGTTATGATTAGAGAATTGATTGGAAGGTTAGGAAGCATTTGCAATTCCGGTGAGATTTCACCGCAGTCTTGcattaacaacaacaacagtaaTAGCACTAACAATTCATGTTATGGAACCCCATTGAATTCACCACCTAAGCTCAACCTTTCAATGGTGGATCCACAGATCAGAGTAAACTTACCAATTCCAGGAGGAACCCATTtgcctccttcttcttcttcttcttcacatcATACAAGTTTAGTGGCTCCATTTTCAGCTGACCCTGGATTTGCAGAGAGGGCTGCAAGATTTTCCAGTTTTGGAAGCAAGAACTTTGGTGGACTAAATGGGCAATTGTTGGGTTTGAATGAAACTGAATTGCCATTTAGATCAATTCTCAGAGTTGAATCTGGCAAGCTTTCCAGAGCTTCCAGCAGTAATCCTCTTTCTGTTGCTGGATCTCAAATGGGTGTTCAGGAAAGCAACAAAAGCTCACCACTTGAAGGGAATTCAGCTCCTGATAAGAAATTCAATAGATTGTCTAGGTCTTCAACACCTGAAAATGCTGAGTTTGGTGATTCTAGGGAAGGATCTTCTGTTTCTGAGCAGATCCCAAGTGGGGAATTGAGTGTGAAAGGTGAAACTGATGCAAATACCAGGAAGAGGAAATCCATTCCCAGGGGAAAAACCAAAGAAACCCCTTTATCTCCCTCTGCAAAAGGTTCAAAGGTAATATATTTGTGTTGTGTGAATTATGGGAATTTTCCCATTTGTGAATTCTGTTGAAAAAATTGTGTGGAAAACTTAAATGGGTAAATGAATGAATTTTCAGGTGGCAGCAGGTAATGATGAATCAAATGCAAAAAGAAGCAAAACAGAAGAAGCTTCTGGTAATGCCAAGGATGCTGCAAAGACAAAAGCGGAAGCAAATGGGGGTAGCAAAGCTGCAGGGGATGGGAATCAGAAGCAGACAAAAGATAATTCAAAGCCTCCTGAACCTCCAAAGGACTACATCCATGTCAGAGCCAGAAGAGGTCAAGCTACTGATAGCCACAGTCTAGCTGAAAGGGTATGGATGATTGCAGTgctttattataaaattcattaatttttcactaTGTATAGATTTCAGTTTCCATTGACatactatttatgttttttcttgCTTGATCAGGTTAGAAGAGAGAAAATCAGTGAAAGGATGAAGTT contains the following coding sequences:
- the LOC107407281 gene encoding transcription factor bHLH78 isoform X2 → MNESSKLAQPTWNSSCFGMDFQNNDMNSTSVQLPSCFFNPNWENSMDQSDPFESALSSIVSSPAASNATAAISGGNNVGGDCVMIRELIGRLGSICNSGEISPQSCINNNNSNSTNNSCYGTPLNSPPKLNLSMVDPQIRVNLPIPGGTHLPPSSSSSSHHTSLVAPFSADPGFAERAARFSSFGSKNFGGLNGQLLGLNETELPFRSILRVESGKLSRASSSNPLSVAGSQMGVQESNKSSPLEGNSAPDKKFNRLSRSSTPENAEFGDSREGSSVSEQIPSGELSVKGETDANTRKRKSIPRGKTKETPLSPSAKGSKVAAGNDESNAKRSKTEEASGNAKDAAKTKAEANGGSKAAGDGNQKQTKDNSKPPEPPKDYIHVRARRGQATDSHSLAERVRREKISERMKFLQDLVPGCNKVTGKAVMLDEIINYVQSLQRQVEFLSMKLATVNPRSDLNMEALLSKDIFQSRGSLSQNPLYPLDSSVPAFPYGFNPTQMPPLHSNMSNGTEPQFPLNNLNSALHRNSSMQLPAIDGFGEAAQQVPTIFEDDLQSVVQMGFGQIQQQSFHGSMTSSAQMKVEL
- the LOC107407281 gene encoding transcription factor bHLH78 isoform X1, producing MNESSKLAQPTWNSSCFGMDFQNNDMNSTSVQLPSCFFNPNWENSMDQSDPFESALSSIVSSPAASNATAAISGGNNVGGDCVMIRELIGRLGSICNSGEISPQSCINNNNSNSTNNSCYGTPLNSPPKLNLSMVDPQIRVNLPIPGGTHLPPSSSSSSHHTSLVAPFSADPGFAERAARFSSFGSKNFGGLNGQLLGLNETELPFRSILRVESGKLSRASSSNPLSVAGSQMGVQESNKSSPLEGNSAPDKKFNRLSRSSTPENAEFGDSREGSSVSEQIPSGELSVKGETDANTRKRKSIPRGKTKETPLSPSAKGSKVAAGNDESNAKRSKTEEASGNAKDAAKTKAEANGGSKAAGDGNQKQTKDNSKPPEPPKDYIHVRARRGQATDSHSLAERVRREKISERMKFLQDLVPGCNKVTGKAVMLDEIINYVQSLQRQVEFLSMKLATVNPRSDLNMEALLSKDIFQSRGSLSQNPLYPLDSSVPAFPYGFNPTQMPPLHSNMSNGTEPQFPLNNLNSALHRNSSMQLPAIDGFGEAAQQVPTIFEDDLQSVVQMGFGQIQQQSFHGMQNIHEKIQYLKSESEKLNDFFSSNES